From Bacillus basilensis, a single genomic window includes:
- a CDS encoding HIT family protein — protein MNHTADNCIFCKIIDGQIPCSKVYEDEHVLAFLDISQVTKGHTLVIPKVHKQDIFALTPEIASHIFSVVPKIANAIKAEFNPVGFNLLNNNGEKAGQTVFHFHLHLIPRYGENDGFGAVWKSHQNEYTMENLQNIASTIANSVK, from the coding sequence ATGAATCATACAGCAGATAATTGTATTTTTTGCAAAATCATTGACGGGCAAATCCCTTGCTCAAAAGTATACGAAGATGAACATGTGCTTGCATTTTTAGATATTAGTCAAGTAACAAAAGGACATACTCTTGTTATTCCGAAAGTTCACAAACAAGACATATTTGCGTTAACGCCAGAAATCGCATCACACATTTTTTCTGTCGTTCCGAAAATCGCAAATGCGATTAAAGCAGAGTTTAATCCAGTTGGTTTTAACCTACTTAACAACAACGGCGAGAAAGCTGGACAAACTGTGTTCCACTTCCACCTTCATTTAATTCCACGCTACGGTGAAAACGATGGTTTCGGTGCTGTTTGGAAATCACATCAAAATGAATACACAATGGAAAATTTACAAAACATCGCAAGTACAATTGCAAATAGTGTGAAATAG
- a CDS encoding TetR/AcrR family transcriptional regulator: MTKNLQTSQNIVEASFKLMAEHGIEKMSLSMIAKEVGISKPAIYYHFSSKEALVDFLFEEIFSGYHFVSYFDKGQYTRENFAEKLIADGLHMLSEYEGQEGILRVINEFIVTAARNEKYQKRLFEIQEEFLNGFHDLLKKGARLGVVSEDATEENAHTLALVIDNMSNYMLMGFQLKYKEIWIRNVKNVMKEE; the protein is encoded by the coding sequence ATGACGAAGAATTTACAAACATCGCAAAACATTGTAGAGGCTTCATTTAAACTCATGGCAGAGCACGGCATTGAGAAGATGAGCCTTTCCATGATTGCGAAAGAGGTAGGAATTTCAAAACCGGCTATTTATTATCATTTTTCTTCTAAAGAAGCGTTAGTGGACTTTTTATTTGAAGAAATTTTTTCTGGTTATCATTTCGTGAGTTATTTTGATAAAGGGCAATATACGAGAGAAAATTTTGCAGAAAAGTTAATCGCAGATGGTTTACATATGCTCTCTGAGTATGAAGGACAAGAAGGAATACTGCGTGTTATAAATGAATTTATCGTAACTGCGGCGCGAAATGAAAAGTATCAGAAACGCTTATTTGAAATACAAGAAGAGTTTTTAAATGGTTTCCACGATTTATTGAAGAAAGGCGCGAGACTGGGCGTTGTGTCAGAAGATGCAACGGAAGAAAATGCTCATACACTAGCGCTTGTAATTGATAATATGAGCAATTACATGCTCATGGGATTTCAGTTAAAGTATAAAGAGATTTGGATTCGAAATGTGAAAAACGTCATGAAGGAGGAGTAA
- a CDS encoding DUF1433 domain-containing protein — protein sequence MDITIKKISFSLFFIFILSILGACTIDQKNEEQQIVNKAKEETIKYFKEEESVDITITKHKFTPNDLQTIFISGYVTDDKNKEFSVAVEYANNYHISTISTTKNFELKHD from the coding sequence ATGGATATTACAATCAAAAAAATTAGTTTTTCTCTATTCTTTATATTTATTTTAAGTATTTTAGGGGCATGTACGATAGATCAAAAGAATGAAGAACAACAAATCGTTAATAAAGCTAAAGAAGAAACTATTAAATACTTCAAGGAGGAGGAAAGCGTAGATATAACTATTACTAAACATAAATTCACTCCAAATGATCTGCAAACAATTTTTATATCTGGTTATGTAACGGATGACAAAAACAAAGAATTTAGTGTTGCAGTTGAATACGCTAATAACTATCATATCAGTACCATTTCAACCACGAAAAATTTTGAACTAAAACACGATTAG
- a CDS encoding DUF1878 family protein produces the protein MDVVRRLEQAEYYVDLLFKMIDEEKCPFYSLIIKKKARKKDIERILNLCEILNEQYVVEKAEGLLLFDALLDQFEKALPHQLEVHETAEALAKQGLFKPLMNEFLSMIAKK, from the coding sequence ATGGACGTTGTTAGAAGATTAGAACAAGCTGAATACTACGTAGACCTACTATTTAAAATGATTGATGAAGAAAAGTGTCCATTTTATTCTTTAATCATAAAGAAAAAAGCTCGTAAAAAAGATATTGAACGTATACTAAATCTTTGTGAAATACTGAACGAGCAATATGTAGTGGAGAAAGCAGAGGGGCTTCTTTTGTTCGATGCGCTGTTAGATCAATTTGAAAAAGCGCTTCCACATCAGCTCGAAGTACACGAAACTGCGGAAGCGCTAGCAAAACAAGGTTTATTTAAGCCGCTTATGAATGAATTCTTAAGCATGATTGCGAAAAAATAA
- the prsA gene encoding peptidylprolyl isomerase PrsA, whose product MKKAMLALAATSVIALSACGTSSSDKIVTSKAGDITKDEFYEQMKTQAGKQVLNNMVMEKVLIKNYKVEDKEVDKKYDEMKKQYGDQFDTLLKQQGIKEETLKTGVRAQLAQEKAIEKTITDKELKDNYKPEIKASHILVKDEATAKKVKEELGQGKSFEELAKQYSEDTGSKEKGGDLGFFGAGKMVKEFEDAAYKLKKDEVSEPVKSQFGYHIIKVTDIKEPEKSFEQSKADIKKEIVQKKAQDGEFMNDLMMKEIKKADVKVDDKDLKDLFDEKKADAKKEEKK is encoded by the coding sequence ATGAAGAAAGCTATGCTTGCCTTAGCCGCAACAAGTGTAATCGCACTATCAGCTTGTGGAACATCATCATCAGACAAAATCGTTACATCTAAAGCTGGTGACATTACAAAAGACGAATTCTACGAGCAAATGAAAACACAAGCTGGTAAACAAGTACTAAATAACATGGTTATGGAAAAAGTACTTATTAAAAACTACAAAGTTGAAGACAAAGAAGTAGACAAAAAGTACGATGAAATGAAAAAACAATACGGTGATCAATTCGATACACTATTAAAACAACAAGGTATTAAAGAAGAAACGTTAAAAACTGGTGTGCGTGCTCAATTAGCGCAAGAAAAAGCTATCGAGAAAACAATCACTGATAAAGAATTAAAAGATAACTACAAGCCTGAAATTAAAGCAAGCCACATTCTTGTAAAAGATGAAGCGACTGCTAAAAAAGTTAAAGAAGAACTTGGACAAGGTAAATCTTTCGAAGAGTTAGCGAAACAATACTCTGAAGATACTGGTTCAAAGGAAAAAGGTGGCGACTTAGGATTCTTCGGAGCTGGTAAAATGGTTAAAGAATTCGAAGATGCTGCTTATAAACTGAAAAAAGATGAAGTAAGCGAGCCTGTGAAATCACAATTCGGTTACCACATCATTAAAGTAACAGACATTAAAGAACCAGAAAAATCATTTGAGCAATCAAAAGCTGACATCAAAAAAGAAATCGTTCAGAAGAAAGCACAAGACGGCGAATTCATGAACGACCTTATGATGAAAGAAATCAAAAAAGCTGACGTAAAAGTTGACGATAAAGATTTAAAAGATCTTTTCGATGAGAAGAAAGCTGACGCTAAAAAAGAAGAAAAGAAATAA
- the ecsB gene encoding ABC transporter permease EcsB, with amino-acid sequence MNSTALWKERFRHFLKEVRTYSKYVFNDHLKFIFVFIIGAGAYYYQQWLQTLTASFPTALVMAVLLGLVLTAGSIQTLLKEADLVYLLPVEQKLKPYFTKAFLFTFMIQLYIIAIVAAALAPLYFQQMKQTGAAYIWIVLAFVIVKAWNLFVAWEKSFLTDQNIQRADWFIRVILNGLFVYFLVERTSIMFIGGIVLLMVLYLAIMHQMVKGKPLNWEYLISEEGKKMMLLYRIANMFVDVPALKERVARRKWLDFILSMIGEKRTYLYLYTRTFLRSGNYFGLYVRLLALGGVILYFIPFLYGRFIVSLIFLYLIGYQLLTLWKHHRMKIWLDLYPVGGEEKKKDFLTLLNAILLTGSVVFTVIFALATKDFMMTGILLVVSIIFSIGFVYQYGAKRIERLN; translated from the coding sequence ATGAATAGCACAGCATTATGGAAAGAACGATTTCGTCACTTTCTAAAAGAAGTTCGTACATATAGTAAATACGTATTTAATGATCATTTGAAATTTATTTTCGTATTTATCATCGGCGCAGGAGCGTACTATTACCAGCAATGGTTACAAACGTTAACAGCTTCGTTTCCGACAGCACTCGTTATGGCAGTGTTGCTTGGTCTCGTATTAACGGCCGGATCCATTCAAACGTTATTAAAAGAAGCGGATCTCGTTTACTTGCTGCCAGTTGAACAAAAATTAAAACCTTACTTCACAAAGGCATTTCTTTTTACGTTTATGATTCAGTTATACATAATCGCAATCGTAGCGGCAGCGCTTGCCCCGTTATACTTCCAGCAAATGAAGCAAACAGGAGCAGCTTACATATGGATTGTACTCGCGTTTGTCATTGTAAAAGCGTGGAACTTATTCGTCGCATGGGAAAAATCATTTTTAACAGACCAAAATATACAAAGAGCCGATTGGTTCATTCGTGTTATTTTAAACGGATTATTTGTTTACTTCCTTGTAGAACGTACTTCCATTATGTTTATTGGTGGAATCGTTCTGCTCATGGTGTTATACCTCGCTATCATGCATCAAATGGTGAAGGGAAAGCCGCTAAACTGGGAGTATTTAATTTCTGAAGAAGGTAAGAAGATGATGCTGCTGTATCGCATCGCGAATATGTTCGTTGATGTACCAGCATTAAAAGAAAGAGTAGCACGTCGAAAATGGCTCGATTTCATTCTTTCAATGATTGGTGAAAAGCGTACATATTTATACTTATATACGAGAACGTTTTTACGATCTGGTAACTATTTCGGTTTGTATGTGCGTCTGCTTGCTCTTGGCGGAGTTATTTTGTACTTCATTCCGTTTTTATATGGACGATTTATCGTAAGCCTTATTTTCCTATACTTAATCGGTTATCAGCTATTAACTTTATGGAAGCATCACCGCATGAAGATTTGGCTTGATTTGTATCCAGTCGGGGGAGAAGAGAAGAAGAAAGATTTTCTTACTTTATTAAATGCAATTCTTCTTACTGGCAGCGTTGTATTTACAGTTATATTTGCTCTTGCGACGAAAGATTTCATGATGACGGGAATTTTACTAGTCGTAAGCATAATATTTAGTATCGGTTTCGTTTATCAATACGGGGCGAAACGTATTGAGCGTTTAAATTGA
- the ecsC gene encoding ecs operon protein EcsC, with product MITYEEKVIKELEQWKATFMKDSSMMTRFSKKVQTKVQQLIPAKVQKVLTDTIRMMVQTISAGSNFIKPKLKETNWSLQRRDDEVRKKMDEYKKIAAAEGAGTGAGGILLGLADFPLLLGIKIKFLFDAATLYGFDTSDKEERLFILHVFQLAFSSDDHRKEIWKAIETWDTEEENHMDWEKFQTEYRDYIDLAKMLQLVPIIGAPVGAYANYQLLQRLGEVTMNCYRMRLLNRN from the coding sequence ATGATTACATACGAAGAGAAGGTTATAAAAGAATTGGAGCAGTGGAAAGCTACATTCATGAAAGATTCTTCTATGATGACACGGTTCTCTAAGAAAGTGCAGACGAAAGTACAACAGCTTATTCCGGCGAAAGTGCAAAAAGTATTAACGGACACGATTCGGATGATGGTGCAAACGATTAGTGCCGGATCAAACTTTATAAAGCCGAAATTAAAAGAGACGAACTGGTCATTGCAAAGAAGAGACGACGAAGTACGTAAAAAAATGGATGAGTACAAAAAAATAGCGGCGGCAGAAGGGGCAGGGACGGGAGCAGGCGGTATTCTCCTTGGCCTTGCTGACTTTCCGCTTTTACTCGGCATTAAAATTAAATTTTTATTCGATGCAGCAACATTGTACGGATTTGATACGAGCGACAAAGAAGAGCGCCTTTTTATTCTTCACGTCTTTCAGCTTGCCTTTTCAAGTGATGATCATCGAAAAGAAATATGGAAAGCAATCGAAACGTGGGATACAGAAGAAGAAAATCATATGGACTGGGAAAAGTTCCAAACAGAGTACCGAGACTATATCGATTTAGCAAAAATGCTTCAGCTCGTACCAATAATCGGTGCCCCGGTCGGCGCGTATGCGAACTATCAATTACTGCAAAGACTTGGGGAAGTAACGATGAATTGTTATCGTATGCGATTGCTGAATAGGAATTAA
- a CDS encoding DUF1433 domain-containing protein has protein sequence MVIKFKKISFYFLLILVFATLGGCTINPKNDEQQIINKATETTIKYFKKTEGLDVTITDHEFGPKDFQTISISGYVTNDKTKEFTASVEYANTYHIGAISTTKNLELKN, from the coding sequence ATGGTTATCAAATTCAAAAAAATTAGTTTTTATTTCCTTTTAATCTTAGTATTTGCTACTTTAGGAGGGTGTACAATAAATCCAAAGAATGATGAACAACAAATCATTAATAAAGCAACAGAAACAACCATTAAGTATTTCAAAAAAACAGAGGGCTTAGATGTAACAATTACTGATCATGAATTTGGACCAAAAGACTTTCAAACTATCTCTATATCAGGCTATGTGACTAATGATAAAACGAAAGAATTTACCGCTTCAGTTGAATACGCAAATACTTATCATATCGGCGCTATTTCAACCACCAAAAATTTAGAGCTTAAAAACTAA
- the ecsA gene encoding ABC transporter ATP-binding protein EcsA, which translates to MSELLRVENVTGGYTKRPVLKDVSFSVNKGELVGLIGLNGAGKSTTIKHIIGLMEPKKGSVTINGKTIRDDMTAYRSSFSFIPETPVLYDELTLEEHLKLTAMAYGVDEKQYEERVGQLLQEFRMKNRLKWFPSHFSKGMKQKVMIMSAFLVEPSLYIVDEPFVGLDPLAIQSLLQMMDQMKKSGAGILMSTHILATAERYCDSFIILHQGEVRAKGTLSELQSQFNMPGATLDDIYIALTKEEDYE; encoded by the coding sequence ATGAGCGAGTTATTGCGTGTAGAAAATGTTACAGGAGGATATACGAAGCGACCTGTACTAAAAGATGTTTCGTTCTCTGTTAATAAAGGCGAACTTGTCGGCTTAATCGGTTTAAATGGAGCGGGTAAAAGTACGACGATTAAACATATTATCGGTTTAATGGAACCGAAAAAAGGATCTGTCACAATTAATGGGAAAACAATTCGTGACGATATGACAGCGTACCGTTCTAGTTTTTCATTCATCCCAGAAACACCAGTATTATATGATGAGCTAACGCTAGAAGAACATTTGAAGTTAACAGCGATGGCGTACGGTGTAGATGAAAAACAATATGAAGAACGCGTAGGACAACTATTACAAGAATTTCGTATGAAAAATCGTTTGAAATGGTTTCCGTCTCATTTCTCAAAAGGGATGAAACAAAAGGTAATGATTATGAGTGCGTTTTTAGTGGAGCCATCTCTTTACATTGTGGACGAACCTTTCGTTGGGCTTGACCCGTTAGCAATTCAATCACTCCTTCAAATGATGGATCAAATGAAAAAGAGCGGCGCGGGTATTTTAATGAGTACACATATTTTAGCGACGGCAGAGCGTTATTGTGATTCATTTATTATTCTGCATCAAGGTGAAGTGAGAGCGAAGGGAACATTATCTGAACTGCAATCACAGTTTAATATGCCAGGTGCAACGTTAGATGATATTTATATTGCATTAACGAAGGAAGAAGATTATGAATAG
- a CDS encoding HTH-type transcriptional regulator Hpr: MKSGEKDYSVKEAMIFSQRIAQLSKALWKCVEKDWQMWIKPYDLNINEHHILTIAYHLKGASISEIAKFGVMHVSTAFNFSKKLEERGYLVFSKKEDDKRNTYIEITDKGEELLLRLMEEYDPENNSVFNGALALRNFYGKFPENIELIAILRNIYGQDFIDIFEKSLEDIEENFTESDQKLVKK, translated from the coding sequence ATGAAAAGTGGAGAAAAAGATTACTCGGTAAAAGAAGCGATGATTTTCAGCCAACGCATTGCTCAATTATCGAAAGCGTTATGGAAATGTGTAGAGAAAGATTGGCAGATGTGGATTAAGCCTTACGATTTAAACATTAATGAGCATCATATTTTAACAATCGCTTATCATTTAAAAGGGGCTTCTATTTCTGAGATTGCTAAGTTTGGAGTTATGCACGTATCAACGGCGTTTAACTTCTCTAAAAAGCTGGAAGAACGCGGCTATCTTGTATTCTCAAAAAAAGAAGATGACAAACGAAATACGTACATTGAGATTACAGACAAAGGGGAAGAGTTACTACTTCGCTTAATGGAGGAGTATGATCCTGAAAATAATTCAGTGTTTAATGGGGCTCTTGCACTTCGTAATTTTTATGGGAAGTTCCCAGAAAATATCGAACTGATTGCTATCTTGCGTAATATTTACGGACAAGACTTCATCGATATTTTTGAGAAATCATTAGAAGATATTGAAGAGAACTTTACAGAATCCGATCAGAAGTTAGTTAAGAAGTAA
- a CDS encoding PH domain-containing protein translates to MDPLKNEIHPDMVKVWKVRAVIEEGIGILVMLAYLFLMIKFDWWAWILYVMIGLTVAFAPFSYFLFPKLRQRYYSYQLNEEELEIQHGLFVVKRVLVPMIRVQHVTIEQGPIMRKYGLAELHISTAATSHSIPGLTMCEAEMLKTKIAELAKVSDEDV, encoded by the coding sequence ATGGATCCATTGAAAAATGAAATTCACCCTGACATGGTCAAGGTGTGGAAAGTTCGGGCTGTAATTGAAGAAGGAATCGGTATTCTCGTCATGTTAGCGTACCTTTTCCTCATGATAAAGTTTGATTGGTGGGCGTGGATTTTGTATGTGATGATTGGGCTAACAGTTGCATTCGCACCATTTTCATATTTCTTATTCCCGAAACTACGTCAACGTTATTATAGCTACCAACTAAATGAAGAAGAGCTTGAAATTCAACACGGTCTTTTCGTCGTAAAGCGCGTATTGGTACCGATGATTCGTGTGCAGCACGTTACGATTGAACAAGGTCCGATTATGAGAAAATATGGTTTAGCAGAATTACACATTTCAACAGCAGCAACTTCTCACAGCATCCCAGGCTTAACGATGTGTGAAGCAGAAATGTTGAAAACGAAAATCGCAGAATTAGCGAAAGTGAGTGATGAGGATGTATAA
- a CDS encoding YtxH domain-containing protein: MSKAKSFITGIICGGAVAGLAVLFSTPSSGKDMRGKLKEKGNDIKKTLADITADTKLLKRQIVETASEGKEVFQELKDDMHDTLSNWKQDISQNKRHIEQEILDIQKSIEKLQEAVPEKA, from the coding sequence ATGTCAAAAGCTAAATCCTTTATTACAGGTATCATTTGCGGCGGAGCAGTTGCTGGATTAGCTGTTCTTTTCTCTACTCCTTCTTCTGGCAAAGACATGCGCGGCAAGTTAAAAGAAAAAGGAAATGATATTAAAAAGACATTAGCTGATATTACAGCTGATACAAAATTATTAAAACGTCAAATCGTTGAAACTGCTTCAGAAGGTAAAGAAGTGTTTCAAGAATTAAAAGACGATATGCACGATACGCTTTCTAACTGGAAGCAAGATATTTCTCAAAACAAACGACATATTGAGCAAGAGATTTTGGACATTCAAAAATCAATTGAGAAACTACAAGAAGCTGTTCCGGAAAAAGCGTAA
- the helD gene encoding RNA polymerase recycling motor HelD, with translation MNKKLDLEQKRLDTVIETITQQIDKLENETGRRRAEVINIRKHFWDDVKVNTDTFDDYLETVINLRQQAQSLAVTQITHKHTFNRLAALRRMHKAPYFGRIDFKEEGESAAEQIYIGVATLTDASGENFLIYDWRAPISSVYYDYPPGPAEYSTPGGVIHGNVEKKLQYIIQNGEIDSMFDTSLTIGDEILQQALGKGTNKHMQSIVATIQREQNEIIRHDEGRLLIVQGAAGSGKTSAALQRIAYLLYKYREWLKADQIILFSPNSMFNSYVSNVLPELGEENMQQVTFQEYLNHRLSKSFDVEDPYEQLEYMLTETNSPAYKTRNASIRFKASTQFFEMIRAYRQSLESSGMLFRGMKFRGKLIVSAKEITEQFYNTDSSLRFHSRIEKLTDWLNKQIDALEKAELKKPWVEEEIELLSKDEYQKAYKYLQKKGEFDDNSFHDFEKETKVLGRMIVRKKLKPLRKGVQALRFINFTGIYKQLFTDASWVTGEKPKGWDDICSLTVNMLDEGKLHYEDATPFLLLKELIEGFQTNRSIKHVLVDEAQDYSPFQFEFLKRLFPAARMTVLGDFNQAIFAHASETVNFNTLTSLYGPDETNGINLTRSYRSTKPIIEFTRALVSEGKNIHAFERDGEKPTVTKVSNYSELHEHITAKVAELQKQNHNTIAIICKSAAESAAAYEALRHIENIKLMKSSSAEYEQGIVVIPAYLAKGIEFDAVIIYDASKDAYSDESVRRLFYTACTRAMHELQLYSVGDVSPFVLGADSESFELITP, from the coding sequence ATGAACAAAAAACTTGATCTAGAGCAAAAAAGATTGGATACCGTAATCGAAACGATTACGCAGCAAATTGATAAACTGGAAAACGAAACTGGCAGACGCCGGGCAGAAGTAATCAATATTCGTAAACATTTCTGGGATGACGTGAAAGTGAATACTGATACTTTTGATGATTATCTTGAAACAGTTATCAACTTAAGACAACAAGCTCAGTCACTAGCTGTTACACAAATTACCCATAAGCACACCTTTAATCGACTTGCCGCATTAAGACGCATGCATAAAGCACCTTATTTCGGACGAATTGATTTCAAAGAAGAAGGAGAATCTGCTGCAGAGCAAATTTATATCGGCGTAGCTACACTTACTGATGCAAGCGGAGAAAACTTTCTTATATATGACTGGCGCGCACCCATTTCGAGTGTCTACTACGATTATCCACCAGGACCGGCTGAATACAGTACACCAGGAGGCGTAATTCACGGTAATGTGGAGAAAAAATTACAATACATTATTCAAAATGGCGAGATTGATTCTATGTTCGATACGAGTCTTACAATTGGCGATGAAATTCTTCAACAAGCGCTCGGAAAAGGCACAAACAAACATATGCAAAGTATCGTTGCTACGATTCAGCGCGAGCAAAATGAAATTATTCGTCACGATGAAGGCCGACTCCTTATCGTGCAAGGAGCTGCTGGTAGCGGTAAAACGTCAGCTGCCTTGCAACGAATCGCCTACTTACTATATAAATATCGCGAATGGTTAAAAGCGGATCAAATTATTCTCTTCTCCCCTAACTCTATGTTCAATAGCTACGTTTCTAACGTACTACCTGAACTCGGTGAAGAAAATATGCAGCAAGTTACATTCCAGGAATATTTAAATCATAGACTAAGTAAGTCATTTGACGTGGAAGATCCATACGAGCAATTAGAATATATGCTAACTGAAACGAATAGTCCTGCCTATAAAACTAGAAATGCAAGCATTCGCTTTAAAGCATCTACTCAATTTTTCGAGATGATTAGAGCGTACAGACAGTCTCTTGAATCTTCGGGTATGCTATTTAGGGGAATGAAATTTAGAGGAAAGCTAATTGTCTCTGCGAAAGAAATTACAGAGCAATTTTACAATACCGACTCCTCTCTCCGCTTCCATAGCCGAATTGAGAAGTTAACGGATTGGCTAAATAAGCAAATAGATGCACTTGAAAAAGCAGAACTGAAAAAGCCTTGGGTAGAAGAAGAAATTGAACTACTTAGTAAAGATGAATATCAAAAGGCTTATAAATACTTGCAGAAAAAAGGCGAGTTTGACGATAACTCCTTTCATGATTTTGAGAAAGAAACGAAAGTACTCGGACGTATGATTGTCCGTAAAAAATTGAAGCCGCTTCGTAAAGGCGTTCAAGCACTACGCTTCATCAATTTCACAGGCATATATAAACAACTTTTCACAGATGCATCATGGGTTACTGGAGAAAAACCGAAAGGCTGGGATGATATTTGCTCATTAACAGTAAACATGTTAGATGAAGGAAAGCTACATTACGAGGATGCAACTCCATTTTTACTTTTAAAAGAGTTAATTGAAGGCTTCCAAACGAATAGATCGATTAAACACGTACTCGTAGACGAAGCACAAGATTATTCTCCGTTTCAGTTCGAGTTTTTAAAACGTCTCTTCCCTGCCGCAAGAATGACGGTACTCGGGGACTTTAATCAAGCGATATTTGCACACGCGAGTGAAACAGTGAATTTCAATACACTTACTAGCTTATACGGACCAGATGAAACGAACGGTATTAACTTAACTCGTAGCTATCGCTCAACAAAACCAATTATTGAATTTACACGTGCTCTCGTATCAGAAGGAAAAAATATTCACGCCTTTGAACGTGACGGCGAGAAACCTACAGTGACGAAAGTATCGAATTACAGCGAACTGCACGAGCATATTACTGCCAAAGTTGCTGAATTACAAAAACAAAATCACAACACGATCGCAATTATATGTAAATCCGCAGCTGAAAGCGCCGCTGCTTACGAAGCACTTCGTCATATCGAGAATATTAAACTTATGAAGAGTAGCTCAGCCGAGTATGAGCAAGGCATCGTCGTGATCCCTGCTTACTTAGCGAAAGGTATCGAATTTGATGCTGTTATTATTTACGATGCTTCTAAAGATGCATACAGTGATGAGAGCGTTCGTAGATTGTTCTACACCGCTTGTACACGCGCGATGCATGAATTACAACTTTATAGCGTTGGCGATGTTAGTCCTTTTGTGCTTGGGGCTGATTCGGAGAGTTTTGAACTTATTACACCTTGA